A DNA window from Mytilus edulis chromosome 14, xbMytEdul2.2, whole genome shotgun sequence contains the following coding sequences:
- the LOC139503415 gene encoding uncharacterized protein: MVEFFSINCSLISFFSDVGYTALHIAVYHRYTDIVKLLIVGGIDLNTKNGVGDTALHIAVYHRYTEIVKLLIDGGIDLNIQDRQADCTDDLSSNHEDATNEQSDANDADTEDNEAPQFQSILQPLTSMASFSINLDQGNKSPAKKSGDNVKDLPDPVGDRSRNRRGRNNKNKKNDKPEGNIEQYFNGQASENTDTPKVKNTGKRNATTPTEDKHKDAGLIQKTKT; this comes from the exons ATGGTAGAATTTTTTTCTATCAACTGTTCACTGATATCATTTTTCTCAGAT gTTGGTTACACTGCACTTCACATTGCTGTTTATCACAGATACACAGATATCGTCAAGTTGCTGATTGTTGGTGGCATTGATCTCAATACGAAGAATGGG gTTGGTGACACTGCACTTCACATTGCTGTTTATCACAGATACACAGAAATCGTAAAGTTGCTGATTGATGGTGGCATTGATCTCAATATACAGGATCGG CAAGCAGATTGTACAGATGATTTAAGTAGCAATCACGAGGACGCTACTAATGAACAATCAGATGCCAATGATGCAGATACTGAAGACAATGAAGCACCTCAATTCCAATCGATACTTCAGCCATTAACCTCAATGGCGTCATTCAGCATAAATCTAGATCAAGGCAATAAATCACCTGCAAAAAAAAGTGGAGATAATGTGAAAGACCTACCAGATCCTGTAGGAGACCGTAGTAGAAACAGAAGGGgtagaaacaacaaaaacaaaaagaatgataaacCTGAAGGAAATATTGAACAGTATTTTAATGGACAAGCATCTGAAAATACTGATACACCTAAAGTTAAAAACACAGGCAAGAGAAATGCAACAACCCCGACAGAAGATAAACATAAAGATGCTGGACTCATACAAAAGACTAAAACTTAA